In the Oreochromis aureus strain Israel breed Guangdong linkage group 14, ZZ_aureus, whole genome shotgun sequence genome, one interval contains:
- the LOC120432812 gene encoding protein ALP1-like, with protein sequence MKQPGRWTRRSCDSGEQYIQQLQLSAGSRTHHHHQTCSGIAEHTLPHTPASFTPPRERARESPGPSAPIPRPATGSVHLAVARASSGSPGAGLMASHMASRGGGAGVEVSRGSEAAGQTAKRTACRPQAGPRAPRPPSPAWQVPLARQPPAHPEPAAVHPHSDHTVATRPLYCRINQSVPVLDHFFSQEDPRPDFRLSRESLAVLLNLLNQDRRHGWGATIEILVFLFWLASGASYRVVSRVFGMPRSTVHYIVHRVTKEVLAIRYLVIHLPTTPEDLEVVSRGFAGLARHRAFMKAVGAIDGCHIRIKCPSGPDGQCYRNRKLFPSIILQAVCDLQDGHKPPAHTCRFIDTYVGWPGLVHDSRVLRHSPLYSQSVYPPPGHFILADGGYPCLQHPLPLITPYKRPVQGVGAQRFNSHHSRARSITERAFGMMKSRFRAIFLQALEVHHTFVPHVITACAILHNICLSAGDIVAPEDEPEEDGAEDDEGDAGLEAVSGALWRDQLSPEVSALEEVPPDHDYC encoded by the exons ATGAAACAGCCAGGTCGCTGGACTCGCCGCTCCTGTGACAGCggagagcag TACATTCAACAGCTGCAGCTCTCCGCTGGCAGccgtacacatcaccaccaccaaacctgcagcggcatcgcagaaCACACCCTGCCACATACCCCTGCCAGCTTCACCCCACCCCGCGAGCGGGCGAGGGAATCGCCCGGACCGTCGGCGCCCATTCCCCGCCCAGCGACGGGAAGTGTCCACTTGGCGGTCGCCCGCGCCTCCAGTGGAAGCCCGGGAGCTGGCCTGATGGCCAGCCATATGGCAAGCAGAGGCGGCGGAGCAGGAGTGGAAGTGAGCCGGGGCTCAGAGGCAGCTGGGCAGACGGCCAAGCGGACAGCATGCCGCCCTCAGGCAGGACCCCGCGCACCTCGACCTCCATCTCCAGCTTGGCAGGTCCCGCTGGCGCGCCAGCCTCCGGCTCACCCCGAGCCCGCCGCTGTCCACCCACACAGtgatcacacggttgct ACAAGGCCGTTGTACTGCAGGATTAACCAAAGTGTACCAGTCCTGGACCATTTTTTTAGCCAGGAGGATCCCAGGCCTGATTTTCGGCTAAGCAGGGAGTCCCTGGCAGTGTTGTTAAATCTCCTGAACCAGGATCGGCGGCATGGATGGGGTGCCACAATTGAGATCCTGGTGTTTCTTTTCTGGTTGGCAAGTGGAGCATCCTACAGGGTGGTCTCAAGAGTGTTTGGGATGCCTCGTTCCACTGTCCACTACATCGTCCACCGAGTCACGAAAGAGGTGTTGGCCATTCGCTACCTGGTCATCCACCTCCCAACAACCCCAGAGGACCTGGAGGTAGTGTCCCgtgggtttgcagggctggcaCGCCACAGAGCCTTTATGAAAGCGGTGGGTGCAATCGACGGCTGCCACATACGCATCAAGTGTCCAAGTGGCCCTGATGGTCAGTGCTATAGGAACAGAAAACTGTTTCCATCAATCATCTTGCAGGCGGTTTGTGACCTGCAAGATGGTCACAAACCGCCTGCACATACGTGCCGCTTCATCGACACATACGTGGGCTGGCCTGGGTTGGTGCATGATTCCAGGGTGCTCCGCCACAGCCCACTGTACAGTCAGTCAGTCTACCCTCCTCCAGGGCATTTCATCCTCGCAGATGGAGGGTACccatgcctccagcatccactcCCCCTCATCACACCCTACAAGAGGCCAGTCCAAGGTGTGGGAGCCCAGCGCTTTAACAGCCATCATTCCAGGGCACGCTCCATAACAGAGCGTGCTTTTGGGATGATGAAGAGCAGGTTCAGGGCCATCTTCCTGCAAGCGCTGGAGGTGCACCACACCTTTGTACCTCAT GTAATAACAGCATGTGCCATCCTCCACAACATTTGCCTCAGTGCTGGCGACATTGTGGCTCCTGAGGATGAACCTGAGGAAGATGGAGCAGAGGATGATGAGGGGGATGCTGGATTGGAGGCAGTCAGTGGTGCTCTGTGGCGGGACCAGCTGTCTCCCGAGGTGTCTGCCCTGGAGGAGGTACCACCAGACCATGACTACTGTTAA